A genomic segment from Vicia villosa cultivar HV-30 ecotype Madison, WI unplaced genomic scaffold, Vvil1.0 ctg.000218F_1_1, whole genome shotgun sequence encodes:
- the LOC131625489 gene encoding replication protein A 70 kDa DNA-binding subunit C-like, whose product MSRKFSPIKDLNDSKETWRLAVRVVDFWSVINSKGKEHLEMVLMDVSGDRIQVLIRSDHTPKWKARIRENMSCIINNGTVYENDFQWKLCDHDKKFVFIGGTTVKEVEIQNLPPKRFFFKDFNDILGGNCEMNRLEDIIGVVQEINNFQYNNSGKKSFVSLSLKDLKGVIVNCTLWESYGTKFLDFYHDEKNSGAIVIILTHAMIKESQVSNGWSGSKLLINEDIPEITEYLSKLPSNEQTEKPSQSSKGMSLWSGASQFTPVESFVHKAKCISLSELCKVKQDMLCVTVGTTQRFFVSKHGWFYYGCTKCSLKASDVNNPYKCSCGQNVEHAIPRYRVDIYVVDGDSKFRFVFWDSDCADIIGKSADSIYKAMLEEGDDDPMIYPDDLDMLLGKKMAFRAKVQPTFGQASVWKLSYDEEFVKEIEKDYITDEGDSKSLNQNPVVDRVDESIESLSAYGENDPDKQVTNTPSKGSPVYLDAEDSELQAYGTTQLSGTKPAKKVKIESDA is encoded by the exons ATGAGCAGAAAGTTTTCCCCGATTAAGGATCTCAACGATTCAAAAGAAACATGGAGATTGGCCGTTCGAGTTGTTGATTTTTGGAGTGTTATCAACAGCAAGGGTAAGGAGCATCTGGAGATGGTTCTAATGGACGTATCG GGTGATAGGATACAAGTTTTGATTCGTTCTGACCACACACCAAAATGGAAAGCAAGAATACGCGAAAACATGTCTTGCATAATCAACAATGGAACTGTTTATGAAAACGATTTTCAGTGGAAGCTTTGTGATCACGACAAGAAATTTGTGTTTATTGGTGGTACAACTGTTAAGGAAGTTGAAATTCAGAACCTTCCTCCcaaaagattttttttcaaaGACTTTAATGATATTCTTGGAGGAAATTGTGAGATGAACCGACTTGAAG ATATCATTGGTGTGGTTCAAGAAATCAACAATTTTCAATACAACAATTCTGGAAAAAAATCATTTGTTTCACTGAGTCttaaagacttgaa AGGAGTCATTGTTAACTGCACATTATGGGAGAGCTACGGAACAAAATTTTTGGACTTCTACCACGACGAAAAAAACAGTGGTGCTATTGTAATAATACTAACTCATGCAATGATAAAGGAATCACAAG TCTCAAATGGTTGGAGTGGATCTAAGTTGCTTATTAACGAAGACATTCCAGAGATAACTGAGTATTTATCAAA GTTACCGTCAAATGAGCAGACTGAAAAGCCTTCGCAGTCTTCGAAGGGAATGTCTCTTTGGTCTGGTGCCTCTCAATTCACCCCAGTCGAAAGTTTCGTTCATAAGGCCAAGTGTATTTCTCTCAGTGAACTTTGCAAGGTGAAACAG GACATGTTATGCGTTACTGTTGGAACAACTCAAAGATTTTTTGTCTCAAAACACGGTTGGTTTTATTATGGGTGTACTAAATGTTCTCTAAAGGCATCTGATGTGAACAATCCATACAAATGTTCATGTGGACAGAATGTAGAACATGCCATACCGAG GTATCGAGTTGACATATATGTGGTTGATGGTGATTCCAAATTTCGCTTTGTGTTTTGGGACTCTGACTGTGCCGACATTATTGGAAAGTCTGCTGATAGTATTTATAAAGCAATGCTTGAG GAAGGTGACGACGACCCAATGATATATCCAGATGATCTTGACATGCTACTTGGTAAAAAGATGGCGTTTAGGGCTAAAGTTCAGCCAACATTTGGCCAAGCATCTGTTTGGAAACTTTCCTATGATGAAGAGTTTGTAAAGGAAATTGAGAAAGATTATATTACTGATGAA GGAGATAGCAAATCTTTAAACCAAAACCCAGTTGTTGATCGTGTTGATGAATCCATT GAGTCGTTGTCGGCATATGGAGAAAATGATCCTGATAAACAAGTGACCAATACTCCATCCAAAGGAAGTCCTGTTTATCTTGATGCTGAAGATTCCGAATTACAAGCGTATGGTACTACCCAGCTCTCAGGAACCAAGCCTGCAAAGAAAGTTAAGATTGAATCGGATGCATGA
- the LOC131625520 gene encoding aspartic proteinase PCS1-like codes for MSLPKNNMIHPHPNRTKRVFFWPFSVPLFSFRPISTCFFLPTTHSLPPFHLYKYNQTQHNTNQNLNPSKTHSLFFPMALLMSQQRCNMFLFLFFFLFSSINPSLQTNSLSVSFPLTSLSLPTNTASKMLYKSQLFSSSKRNNNTNNTQIRAPSYNYKFSFKYSMALIVNLPIGTPPQVQPMVLDTGSQLSWIQCHKKAPPTASFDPSLSSTFSNLPCTHPLCKPRIPDFTLPTSCDQNRLCHYSYFYADGTYAEGNLAREKFTFSRSVSTPPLILGCATESTDPRGILGMNLGRLSFAHQSRISKFSYCVPTRQTRPGFTPSGSFYIGNNPNSKLFKYIKMSIFSERQRMPNLDPLAYTIPLQGISIGGKKLSISPAVFRADAGGSGQTMIDSGSEFTYLVGEAYDKVRASVVRAVGSRMKKDYVYGGVADMCFDSKNAVEIGRLIGEMVFEFERGVEVVIPKERVLADVGGGVHCVGIGSSDKLGAASNIIGNFHQQNLWVEFDLVNRRVGFGRAECSRLGK; via the coding sequence ATGTCTTTGCCAAAGAATAATATGATCCACCCCCACCCCAACCGAACAAAACGCGTCTTCTTTTGGCCTTTTTCTGTTCCTCTCTTTTCTTTCCGCCCCATTTCCACTTGTTTCTTTCTTCCTACTACTCACTCACTCCCCCCTTTTCACCTTTATAAATACAACCAAACCCAACACAACACAAACCAAAACCTCAACCCTTCAAAAACACACTCTTTATTCTTTCCAATGGCCTTGTTAATGTCGCAACAACGTTGTAACatgtttctttttctcttcttctttctcttctcctccATTAACCCTTCTCTTCAAACAAACTCACTCTCAGTTTCTTTTCCTCTAACATCACTCTCTCTTCCTACAAACACAGCCTCAAAAATGCTGTACAAATCTCAACTATTCTCATCTTCAAAacgcaacaacaacaccaacaacacgCAAATCAGAGCACCTTCTTATAACTACAAATTCTCCTTCAAATACTCCATGGCTCTCATCGTTAACCTCCCCATTGGTACACCACCGCAGGTTCAGCCAATGGTGCTCGACACAGGTAGCCAACTCTCATGGATTCAGTGTCACAAAAAAGCACCACCAACGGCGTCGTTTGATCCTTCTCTCTCCTCCACTTTCTCTAACCTCCCTTGTACTCACCCTCTATGTAAACCGCGAATTCCCGATTTTACCCTCCCAACTTCATGCGACCAGAATCGCCTCTGCCATTACTCATACTTTTACGCAGACGGCACTTACGCTGAGGGTAATCTCGCCAGAGAAAAATTCACATTCTCTCGTTCCGTTTCTACCCCTCCTCTCATCCTCGGTTGCGCTACAGAATCTACCGATCCCAGGGGTATTTTAGGAATGAACCTCGGACGGTTATCCTTCGCTCACCAATCGAGAATCAGTAAATTCTCCTACTGTGTACCCACTCGTCAAACCCGACCCGGATTTACTCCATCCGGATCCTTCTACATCGGTAACAACCCGAATTCGAAACTATTCAAGTACATCAAAATGTCGATTTTCTCCGAACGTCAACGCATGCCGAACCTCGACCCCTTAGCCTACACCATCCCGTTGCAAGGAATAAGCATCGGCGGGAAGAAACTGAGCATATCACCGGCGGTTTTCCGCGCGGACGCTGGCGGCTCGGGTCAAACCATGATTGACTCCGGATCCGAGTTCACTTATTTAGTTGGGGAGGCTTATGATAAAGTGCGGGCAAGTGTAGTTAGAGCAGTGGGGTCCAGAATGAAGAAAGACTACGTGTACGGCGGAGTGGCTGACATGTGTTTCGATAGTAAAAATGCGGTTGAGATCGGACGGTTGATAGGAGAGATGGTGTTTGAATTCGAAAGAGGCGTGGAGGTTGTGATTCCGAAGGAAAGAGTACTTGCTGACGTGGGTGGTGGGGTCCACTGTGTTGGGATTGGAAGCTCCGATAAATTAGGTGCGGCGAGTAACATTATTGGGAATTTTCATCAGCAAAATCTATGGGTGGAATTTGATTTGGTGAATCGTAGGGTGGGTTTTGGTAGAGCTGAGTGTAGCAGATTGGGGAAGTAG
- the LOC131625522 gene encoding uncharacterized protein LOC131625522, with amino-acid sequence MTGTDSRREKLAGLTLNDILANQKRPGSITPAEPSPKSRTLFDIIKEDQTNKKDRRSWKAFKDKLRLKRAGSAWTSSIHIPTSDIPIQNPNSRTFSQLGRHDSVRIQTHHDSDMTTTHQVDDLVPPDESNAPVSRPQFTRKSSTRFTPDSPENPISGGGHLRPQLSRKNSVNMPSSEPFRKGRVVTFRDSFDDDEDDDDDETKKTGRALSAREAVAAQEAAEAASEEQEEGGTGHPMMSLMDLLEETDREMGLEGARYVLSDDEDYYDDEEDEDDENGGSALEQSCCICMVKHKGSAMAACGHSFCRMCSRELMVAKGNCPLCNNFITEILDIF; translated from the exons ATGACAGGTACAGATAGCCGACGAGAGAAGCTAGCCGGTTTGACACTTAATGACATATTAGCCAATCAAAAAAGACCCGGTTCAATAACGCCAGCCGAACCATCTCCTAAAAGCCGAACCCTCTTTGACATCATCAAAGAAGATCAAACCAACAAAAAAGATCGAAG aTCTTGGAAAGCCTTTAAAGACAAGCTTCGGCTGAAGCGCGCAGGCTCGGCTTGGACATCATCAATTCACATTCCAACATCAGACATTCCCATCCAAAATCCAAACAGCAGAACCTTTTCCCAGCTCGGCCGTCACGACTCTGTCCGAATCCAAACTCACCACGACTCAGACATGACGACAACTCACCAAGTGGACGACCTCGTTCCGCCAGATGAATCCAACGCTCCAGTTTCCAGACCACAATTCACTCGCAAGAGTTCAACTCGTTTCACGCCAGATTCCCCTGAGAATCCCATCAGCGGAGGAGGACATCTCCGACCGCAACTTTCACGTAAGAATTCCGTCAACATGCCATCGTCGGAGCCTTTTCGGAAAGGACGTGTGGTGACTTTTCGAGACAGCTTCGACGATGacgaggatgatgatgatgatgaaactaAGAAGACAGGGAGAGCATTATCTGCTAGAGAGGCTGTGGCTGCTCAGGAAGCGGCAGAAGCTGCTTCGGAGGAACAAGAGGAGGGGGGGACAGGACATCCGATGATGTCGTTGATGGATTTGTTAGAGGAGACTGATAGAGAAATGGGGTTGGAAGGGGCGAGGTATGTATTAAGTGATGATGAAGATTactatgatgatgaagaagatgaagatgatgaaaatggCGGAAGTGCTTTGGAACAAAGCTGTTGTATTTGCATGGTGAAGCATAAGGGTTCTGCTATGGCTGCTTGTGGTCATAGTTTTTGTAGGATGTGTTCCAGGGAGCTTATGGTTGCTAAGGGAAATTGTCCACTTTGTAATAATTTCATTACAGAGATTCTTGATATTTTTTAA
- the LOC131625521 gene encoding uncharacterized protein LOC131625521, translated as MTTRIAPGVGANLLGQHSAERNQDATAYVGNLDPQISEELLWELFVQAGPVVNVYVPKDRVTNQHQGYGFVEFRSEEDADYAIKVLNMIKLYGKPIRVNKASQDKKSLDVGANLFIGNLDPDVDEKLLYDTFSAFGVIVTNPKIMRDPDTGNSRGFGFISYDSFEASDSAIEAMNGQYLCNRQITVSYAYKKDTKGERHGTPAERVLAASNPTAQKSRPHTLFASGPPTLPNAPQANGTIPAPMPPRPFANGVAPPPIPVIHPPPPQAAAFQPMQMPPPGQQVWHQQQQGQPMMQHGMPPPMQHFRPPHAMQMPPPPPQQGIQGPPRPLPPPSVMAGQQQPVWRPPPPPQQQGGHPMGYPQSSMPPPPPPNHHGMRPPSG; from the exons ATGACGACACGTATAGCGCCGGGCGTCGGTGCAAATCTACTCGGCCAACACTCCGCCGAGAGAAACCAAGACGCCACTGCTTACGTCGGCAACCTCGACCCTCAG ATATCAGAGGAATTGCTATGGGAGCTTTTTGTTCAAGCTGGTCCCGTAG TTAATGTGTATGTTCCCAAGGATAGAGTTACTAACCAGCACCAAGGTTATGGATTTGTTGAATTTCGGAGTGAAGAAGATGCTGATTAT GCTATCAAGGTACTTAACATGATTAAACTTTATGGAAAACCAATTCGTGTAAATAAG gCATCCCAAGATAAAAAGAGCTTGGATGTCGGGGCAAACCTTTTCATTGGCAATCTGGATCCT GATGTAGATGAGAAGCTCTTGTATGATACTTTCAGTGCATTTGGAGTTATTGTTACTAATCCAAAG ATCATGAGAGATCCCGACACAGGAAATTCCCGAGGCTTTGGCTTCATAAGCTATGATTCATTTGAGGCATCTGATTCAGCTATTGAG GCAATGAATGGACAGTATCTTTGCAATCGACAAATTACAGTGTCATACGCTTATAAGAAAGACACTAAAGGTGAAAGGCACGGTACTCCCGCAG AAAGAGTTTTGGCTGCAAGTAATCCAACTGCACAAAAGAGCAGGCCTCATACTTTATTTGCCAGTGGGCCACCAACACTTCCCAATGCTCCTCAAGCTAACGGTACCATTCCTGCTCCAATGCCACCCCGCCCCTTCGCTAATGGCGTTGCCCCACCTCCTATTCCTGTCATCCACCCACCACCTCCTCAAGCCGCAGCCTTTCAGCCTATGCAGATGCCCCCACCTGGACAACAAGTATGGCATCAACAGCAGCAAGGCCAACCAATGATGCAACATGGAATGCCTCCTCCAATGCAGCATTTCAGACCACCACATGCAATGCAGATGCCACCGCCACCACCTCAGCAAGGTATTCAGGGACCTCCAAGGCCTCTTCCACCACCCTCAGTAATGGCAGGCCAGCAACAGCCTGTTTGgagaccaccaccaccacctcagCAACAGGGTGGACATCCTATGGGATATCCTCAGTCCTCAATGCCGCCACCACCACCTCCCAATCACCATGGAATGCGACCACCTTCAGGTTAA